One Lottiidibacillus patelloidae DNA window includes the following coding sequences:
- a CDS encoding ABC transporter permease, whose amino-acid sequence MKMKTLYLFEIKKILKSPVTFLFMLVAPLLLLALLSYGLQPLLTSNNIIERFDVAIVNIDDTKTSRSIIEQFESSDDFSEIVSFINVSEKEATKLLKENKIASIVVVPEGFSSSLRNGENYPLKVIGNYQRPLQSSLFKEMMMGALNLITAAQSGVNTAYYYLNEEISNKEMKATIKEAIVHFTFHSLNRHEVYEEEKFEVFPYFTTMQYYSSATIILILYIISLFSIIIISTKESKTINNRLITFGVGISSWLFAKFFTVLTIMFIQTIIIVMMFFLFVDQFMIEDLFIAVLVLLITIITISALNTFFISLRLNALITSLIALFTYTFMSYAGGSLIPLTLLPNSINFFSNISINTWAHSALLNSLFISDTLEVISSSFKLMLFSLVMIIMSLAISKLRMRRL is encoded by the coding sequence ATGAAAATGAAGACATTATATCTTTTCGAAATAAAAAAAATATTAAAATCTCCTGTTACATTTTTATTTATGCTTGTCGCACCACTATTGTTGTTGGCGCTACTATCCTACGGCTTACAGCCTTTATTAACTTCAAACAATATTATCGAACGATTTGATGTCGCAATAGTAAACATTGATGATACGAAAACTTCTAGATCAATAATTGAACAATTTGAATCATCTGATGATTTTTCTGAAATCGTTTCATTTATAAATGTCTCCGAAAAAGAAGCAACAAAATTATTAAAGGAAAATAAAATTGCTTCAATTGTTGTTGTCCCCGAAGGGTTTAGTTCATCCTTAAGGAATGGGGAAAATTACCCTTTAAAAGTAATCGGAAATTATCAACGTCCCCTCCAGTCTTCTTTGTTTAAGGAAATGATGATGGGTGCTTTAAATTTAATAACAGCAGCACAAAGTGGCGTAAACACCGCTTACTATTATCTAAATGAAGAGATTTCTAATAAGGAAATGAAAGCAACAATAAAAGAAGCAATCGTTCATTTTACATTCCACTCACTCAATAGACATGAAGTGTATGAGGAAGAAAAATTTGAAGTCTTCCCTTATTTTACTACGATGCAATATTATTCTAGTGCAACAATTATCTTAATCCTTTATATCATAAGCTTATTTTCAATCATAATTATTTCAACGAAGGAAAGTAAAACAATAAATAATCGATTAATCACCTTTGGAGTCGGAATTTCGTCTTGGTTATTTGCAAAGTTTTTTACTGTGTTAACGATAATGTTTATACAAACTATAATAATTGTAATGATGTTCTTCTTATTTGTAGACCAATTTATGATTGAGGATTTATTCATAGCCGTCCTTGTTTTGCTAATTACTATTATTACCATTAGTGCACTAAACACATTTTTTATATCATTACGTTTAAATGCATTAATCACATCATTAATAGCACTTTTTACGTATACATTTATGAGCTATGCTGGGGGAAGTCTTATCCCGTTAACTTTGTTACCGAATAGTATTAACTTCTTTAGTAATATTTCGATTAATACATGGGCACACTCAGCGCTATTAAACTCTTTATTTATTAGTGACACACTAGAAGTTATATCTAGTAGTTTCAAATTAATGTTATTTTCTCTCGTAATGATAATTATGTCATTAGCCATCTCTAAGTTAAGGATGCGACGATTATGA
- a CDS encoding DUF6583 family protein has translation MKCTNCGFVVKDSSKPCPSCNYINNSTHNISYKKGPSWKKVFSIVIILLCLIASGTFAYGVLSGKTPKEAALDFLFWNKSPKELYFQAEFKSFQKDLTSLDDYIGDFWHLQSKMLESPYKNSLEIKGNFDIDGESDLSLAEMHLIKLVLRGSKIVIASEVDPNDSMSYVDAQLNINGTPLLETELFQSKKQTAIKIPLLDKRFYYIDNKQFGQFMHNFSQTNYGGSNELFNIVDEQKKYFLTRDDMMEFISEYAKVVNKHLKEENFSIQNDVLYNEKKLREITMSLSEGEFKDLLIHSITRIENSEKLSNYMTAQSYLESSFYNSHNDISEKTDIFKEMKEQITNNLSFPNGFKMKVIIDKNDYIVNRTISLPLSIIDIEKNIEIVYSSTNTATEETKKLDFYELDGEANGVFFEWNSKTNATEQTITFDNSLTVKAIQNKEEFEFLLRFAGDVKEKDNQKELSTNYTISMKESSFPPFVLMGTLKQTTEQNLKRNYSNNKTELSVTLPLEDQISNAEEVTINLNISSKTEFTDKVTKITLTPENSINAKDLTPYDILNLFDRFTSEIEALFGNFGL, from the coding sequence ATGAAATGTACTAATTGTGGCTTTGTTGTAAAAGATTCTTCTAAACCATGCCCTTCATGTAACTATATAAACAATAGTACACACAATATCAGCTATAAAAAGGGACCTTCCTGGAAAAAAGTTTTTTCAATCGTAATCATTCTTCTATGCTTAATTGCTTCAGGCACATTTGCCTACGGTGTATTATCAGGAAAAACCCCTAAAGAAGCTGCATTAGACTTTCTATTTTGGAATAAGAGCCCTAAAGAACTGTATTTTCAAGCTGAATTTAAAAGTTTCCAAAAAGATCTTACTAGTTTAGATGATTACATAGGTGACTTTTGGCATTTACAAAGCAAAATGCTGGAAAGCCCATATAAAAACTCTCTTGAAATTAAAGGAAACTTTGATATCGATGGTGAATCTGACCTCTCCCTTGCAGAGATGCATTTAATAAAATTAGTATTACGAGGCAGCAAAATAGTAATAGCCTCTGAAGTAGATCCAAACGATTCAATGAGTTATGTGGATGCACAGCTTAATATTAATGGGACACCATTACTGGAGACAGAACTATTTCAATCGAAAAAGCAAACAGCGATAAAAATACCTCTATTAGATAAACGCTTTTACTATATAGATAACAAGCAATTTGGACAATTCATGCATAACTTCAGCCAAACCAATTACGGTGGTTCTAATGAACTATTCAATATAGTTGATGAACAAAAAAAGTATTTCTTAACTCGTGACGACATGATGGAATTTATTTCAGAATATGCAAAAGTAGTTAACAAACATTTAAAAGAAGAAAACTTTAGCATTCAAAATGATGTATTATACAATGAAAAAAAACTACGCGAAATAACAATGAGTCTATCTGAAGGTGAGTTTAAAGACCTTTTAATACATTCTATTACCAGAATCGAAAATAGCGAAAAACTAAGTAACTACATGACTGCTCAATCCTACCTAGAATCTAGTTTTTACAACTCACATAATGATATAAGTGAAAAGACAGACATATTTAAAGAAATGAAAGAACAAATCACTAATAATCTTTCGTTTCCAAATGGTTTCAAGATGAAAGTAATTATTGATAAAAATGACTACATTGTTAATCGAACGATTTCGCTTCCTTTATCGATTATAGACATTGAGAAAAACATTGAGATTGTCTATTCCTCCACAAATACAGCTACTGAAGAGACTAAAAAATTAGATTTTTATGAGCTAGACGGAGAGGCAAACGGCGTATTTTTTGAATGGAATAGTAAAACTAATGCGACTGAACAAACAATTACATTTGACAATTCTTTGACAGTTAAAGCCATTCAAAATAAAGAAGAGTTTGAATTCCTATTACGCTTTGCTGGAGATGTAAAAGAGAAAGATAACCAGAAAGAATTATCAACAAATTATACAATATCAATGAAAGAAAGCTCTTTTCCCCCCTTTGTTTTAATGGGAACGTTAAAACAGACGACTGAGCAAAACTTAAAAAGAAATTATTCAAACAATAAGACAGAACTAAGCGTAACTCTCCCACTGGAAGATCAAATATCCAATGCTGAAGAAGTTACGATAAATTTAAATATTTCTTCGAAAACAGAATTCACTGACAAGGTTACGAAAATAACACTGACACCTGAGAATAGCATAAACGCTAAAGACTTAACTCCTTACGATATACTTAACTTATTCGATCGTTTCACTTCTGAAATAGAAGCTCTGTTTGGTAACTTTGGATTATAA